The DNA sequence TTGCTGCCCTGCTCCTGAGAGGGCAATAATGGCACCACCCGCAATTGCCAAGACCACTATCGTAGGTAATATTCGCCGCAAGGCCAGTTGCCGAAGCGACGCGTCTGCCAATAAGAAATAGCCAATATTAATCACTGCAAAAGCACCAATGGCCAGGTAAACAGCACGCGCACGGAGGAGTAAAATCAACAGCACCATCCAAGCCAACAAAAGGTAAAGCCAGGGTTTTTTATTCAGCGATTTGGTCCAGTATAACAACAAGGAAAACAATAAAAAGAGGTAAGAAGAAGCCAGATTCTTGTGGCCAGAATGCCCGGCTATATTGTACAGCGCATTACCACCCAAGCCTTGAGCACTTGCCACACCAATCATTTGAATGGTTGGCACCAGACAAGCAATCACCGCTGTAGCTATCAGTATTGGATAAAGCGTATCTACATACTTCTTATCTTCTTCAAAGATCAATCTAAAAGCAAGGTAGATCACTGCTAAAAGCAGGTACTTCTGACTGGTAAAAATGGCCTCGCCAAAATTATCTGCCCAACTGATCGAAATGAGGTTCAGGAAATAAAAACCAAACAACAAGCCGTCCATCGGATTTAGCTTGATCGATTTCAACTTGGGAAAAACCAGTAGTATCGCCCAAAAGCAGCACAGCGTAGCCACGATAAACCGGCTAACGTGAAATTCGTCTATCAGTGCCGGCACCTTGATCAAAAAAGTAAGTAGTAAAGCACCCAATAAAAAAACGGATATACTTCGACTTTGTGACATCTATAGCTGATTTGGAAATTTTGCGAACCTAGATCGCTCTTCACGTCCTACCTAATTAACACTAATTATTTTTGCCGTAATTTAGCAGAATATTACCGCCTACAAGACTAAAAGTAGAGCTATTTTTCAGGATTCTTGAAAATTTCCCTATTCTTGTCGAACCCTAATACGCTAGATCAACCGCCTTCCTTTTACGGTGCAACGAATTCCATGTTCAAAAATCTGAGTCCATACCAACCAGCCATTATTGACACCAACGCTCCCTTGCATTATGTCCTAATGCCCCTTTTGTATTTTGAGGTCTTCTCTTACCCTTTGACGATTACTGAGCTGCTGCACTTTTGCCAAGCACAGGGATGTAAAAGAGAAACCGTAGAGCAAGCGCTACAGACAGGAATAGCGAAAGGATATATTTTCCAACACGAACAATTTTACGCCTGCCAAGACAAGCCCGAATGGATAACAAAACGCAAGGAGCATAACCATCGGGCGACCCGCTACCTCGCTCGGGCCTACAAAATGGCACAACTTATCCGCCGGTTCCCCTACGTCCGTGGAGTATTCCTGTCAGGAGCACTCTCCAAAAATGTGATGCCAAAAGATGGAGATATAGACTATTTCATCGTCACCAAACCCGGACGTTTATGGGTAAGCAGAACCCTTTTGGTACTCTTCAAAAAAATATTCCTACTCAATTCGCACAAGTACTTCTGTGTCAATTACTTCGTAGACGAAGATCACTTGGAGATCGAAGAGAAGAACCTTTTCACCGCGACGGAAGTTGTAACACTGGTACCTCTTTACAATGCAAAACTCTATCGAGCATTCTGCAAAGTAAATG is a window from the Lewinella sp. LCG006 genome containing:
- a CDS encoding nucleotidyltransferase domain-containing protein is translated as MSNPNTLDQPPSFYGATNSMFKNLSPYQPAIIDTNAPLHYVLMPLLYFEVFSYPLTITELLHFCQAQGCKRETVEQALQTGIAKGYIFQHEQFYACQDKPEWITKRKEHNHRATRYLARAYKMAQLIRRFPYVRGVFLSGALSKNVMPKDGDIDYFIVTKPGRLWVSRTLLVLFKKIFLLNSHKYFCVNYFVDEDHLEIEEKNLFTATEVVTLVPLYNAKLYRAFCKVNAWTQEYCPNFPEKETEKTIPFQESFLQRNMEHLLNGEWGERVDGYCLRTTLHHWQKKFQNFDPDKFANALKSRRYVSKHHPQDFQSKVLNAYEERIQSFEKRHQVQLERPALLLRKLPENHE